A window from Motilibacter aurantiacus encodes these proteins:
- a CDS encoding ArsR/SmtB family transcription factor, translating into MVARLTRGDATVNELAEPYPVTVQAVSKHVKVLEDAGLVSRRRQAQRRPVHLEAEVFDLMTKWIERYRRQAEERYRRLDEVLRDMPDEPDPD; encoded by the coding sequence ATGGTCGCGCGGCTGACCCGTGGGGACGCCACCGTCAACGAGCTGGCCGAGCCGTACCCCGTGACGGTCCAAGCGGTGTCCAAGCACGTGAAGGTGCTGGAGGACGCCGGGCTGGTCAGCCGGCGCCGGCAGGCCCAGCGCCGCCCCGTCCACCTCGAGGCCGAGGTGTTCGACCTGATGACAAAGTGGATCGAGCGCTACCGCCGGCAGGCGGAGGAGCGCTACCGGCGCCTCGACGAGGTGCTGCGCGACATGCCCGACGAGCCCGACCCCGACTGA